A region from the Sorex araneus isolate mSorAra2 chromosome 6, mSorAra2.pri, whole genome shotgun sequence genome encodes:
- the LOC129406091 gene encoding secretoglobin family 1D member 2-like: protein MKLSLCALLVAVALCCYQTDAAVICPALAGQMSTFILAPENVLKVYMAQFHAPKAAEDAALLWKACYNEALPLEKRKLISGTLVKVVAACRKEL from the exons ATGAAGCTGTCCCTGTGTGCCCTGCTGGTCGCTGTGGCCCTTTGCTGCTACCAGA CTGACGCAGCCGTAATTTGCCCAGCCCTTGCGGGACAGATGAGTACATTTATCCTCGCCCCAGAAAATGTCTTGAAAGTATACATGGCTCAATTTCATGCCCCTAAGGCTGCTGAGGATGCCGCGTTGCTTTGGAAGGCCTGCTACAATGAAGCCCTGCCCCTTGAAAAGAGAAAGCTAATTTCAGGAACTttg GTGAAGGTTGTTGCAGCCTGCAGAAAGGAATTATAA